A single genomic interval of Shewanella halotolerans harbors:
- the nusA gene encoding transcription termination factor NusA, translated as MNKEILLVAEAVSNEKAVPREKIFEALEIALATATKKKYEGDIEVRVAIDRKTGEYETFRRWMVVEDEGQALENPFREITLEAARYENPEIQVGEYIEDEIESVVFDRITTQTAKQVIVQKVREAERAQIVDQFLEKEGELITGVVKKSNRESVVVDLGNNADAVLFKEDLISRESFRPGDRVRALLYAVRPEARGAQLFLTRTKPDMLIELFRVEVPEIADEMIEIMGAARDPGSRAKIAVKSNDRRIDPIGACVGMRGARVQAVSNELGGERVDIVLWDDNPAQFVINAMAPADVASIIVDEDNHSMDIAVEADSLAQAIGRNGQNVRLATQLSGWELNVMTVEDMQAKHQAESAKIVNLFVSALDVDEDFAQVLADEGFTSLEEVAYVPESELLEIDGFDEEIVEALRERAKAAISTRALASEEALDGAEPSEDLLALEGLERHLAYVLASKGVITLEDLAEQGIDDLIEIEELTEEKAGELIMAARNICWFGEEA; from the coding sequence ATGAACAAAGAGATTCTGCTAGTCGCTGAGGCGGTTTCAAATGAGAAGGCCGTGCCACGCGAAAAGATTTTTGAAGCGTTGGAGATTGCGTTAGCGACGGCTACCAAGAAAAAATATGAAGGCGATATCGAAGTTCGTGTCGCTATCGATCGTAAGACAGGCGAGTACGAAACCTTCCGTCGTTGGATGGTGGTTGAGGATGAAGGTCAGGCGCTGGAAAATCCTTTCCGCGAGATCACCCTGGAAGCGGCCCGTTACGAAAACCCAGAGATTCAAGTGGGCGAGTATATCGAAGATGAGATCGAGTCAGTCGTCTTCGACCGTATCACCACTCAAACCGCTAAGCAGGTAATCGTACAGAAAGTACGTGAAGCCGAGCGTGCACAGATCGTCGACCAGTTCCTGGAAAAAGAAGGCGAGCTGATCACGGGTGTGGTGAAGAAGAGCAACCGCGAGAGCGTCGTTGTGGATCTGGGTAACAACGCCGACGCCGTGCTGTTCAAAGAAGATCTTATCTCACGTGAGAGCTTCCGTCCTGGCGACCGTGTTCGTGCGCTGCTCTACGCCGTGCGTCCAGAGGCGCGTGGTGCACAGCTGTTCCTGACCCGTACCAAGCCAGACATGCTGATCGAGCTGTTCCGCGTAGAAGTACCGGAAATTGCCGACGAGATGATTGAGATCATGGGCGCCGCTCGTGACCCAGGTTCTCGCGCTAAGATTGCGGTCAAGTCTAATGATCGTCGCATCGATCCTATCGGTGCTTGTGTGGGCATGCGCGGCGCGCGTGTTCAGGCCGTGTCTAATGAGTTAGGCGGCGAGCGCGTTGATATCGTGCTTTGGGATGATAACCCAGCGCAATTTGTGATCAATGCGATGGCGCCGGCCGATGTGGCTTCTATCATAGTCGACGAAGATAACCATTCTATGGATATCGCCGTTGAAGCCGACTCGTTGGCGCAAGCTATTGGCCGTAACGGTCAAAACGTACGTTTGGCGACTCAGTTATCGGGCTGGGAACTAAACGTGATGACAGTGGAAGATATGCAGGCTAAGCATCAGGCGGAAAGCGCCAAGATTGTTAACCTGTTCGTCTCTGCACTGGATGTCGATGAAGATTTTGCTCAAGTACTGGCAGATGAAGGTTTTACCTCACTTGAAGAAGTTGCCTACGTACCTGAGTCAGAGTTGCTTGAAATCGACGGTTTCGACGAGGAGATCGTTGAGGCACTCAGAGAACGCGCTAAGGCTGCGATCTCTACACGGGCTTTGGCATCCGAGGAAGCACTTGACGGTGCTGAGCCAAGCGAAGATTTACTTGCCCTAGAAGGTTTAGAGCGTCACTTGGCGTATGTGTTGGCAAGTAAAGGCGTGATTACGCTTGAAGATTTAGCCGAACAAGGCATTGATGATTTGATCGAGATTGAAGAATTAACAGAAGAAAAGGCTGGTGAGCTCATTATGGCGGCCCGCAATATCTGTTGGTTTGGCGAAGAAGCTTAA
- the infB gene encoding translation initiation factor IF-2, with the protein MADTTVAKLAEEVGKSADRLVEQFSEAGIKKSKTDTVSEEEKQKLLEFLKKQHGGDSAPTKMTLQRKSISTLSVSGSGGQSKDIKVEVRKKRTFVKRDPAAEAEAEAKAKAEAEAKAAAEAEAKAKADAEAKAKAEAEAAAKAKAKAEAEAKAKKAAEGKPAVEETAEEKAAKVEEARLLAAKEAAAKAKADEEAKAAAEEARRLAEENEKRWAEEERLRKESENSADHHVTTSTEARAAEDSADRDAERRGRRARKPAGGKKEPIGKKRGGKEARGGRNNRNQRNAPESMDHGFNKPAAAVTRDVTIGETVTVAELAQKMAVKATEIIKQMMKMGSMVTINQVLDQETAQLVAEEMGHKVVLTRENELEHQVLADRDGNVKVEPRAPVVTIMGHVDHGKTSLLDYIRRAKVASGEAGGITQHIGAYHVETDNGMITFLDTPGHAAFTAMRARGAKATDIVVLVVAADDGVMPQTIEAIQHAKAGGVPLIVAVNKIDKPEADPDRVKSELSQHGVMSEDWGGNNMFVHVSAKSGEGIDELLEGILLEAEVLELKAVREGMAAGVVVESKLDKGRGPVATILVQEGTLKQGDIVLCGLEYGKVRAMKDENGKSITEAGPSIPVEILGLSGVPSAGDEATVVRDERKAREVALYRQGKFRDVKLARQQKSKLENMFANMTEGEVQELNIVLKADVQGSLEAISDSLNKLSTDEVKVNIIASGVGGLTETDATLAAASNAIMVGFNVRADAQARKTIESESVDLRYYSVIYHLIDEVKAAMGGMLAPEFKQEIIGLAEVRDVFKSPKIGAIAGCMVTEGTIKRSAPIRVLRDNVVIFEGELESLRRFKDDVNEVRNGMECGIGVKNYNDVKVGDQIEVFETVEIARTL; encoded by the coding sequence ATGGCAGATACCACAGTAGCAAAACTGGCCGAGGAAGTAGGGAAGAGTGCTGATCGATTAGTTGAGCAGTTTTCTGAGGCAGGAATTAAGAAGAGTAAAACAGATACTGTTTCTGAAGAAGAAAAGCAGAAGTTGCTTGAGTTTCTTAAGAAGCAACACGGCGGCGATTCAGCGCCAACCAAGATGACACTGCAACGTAAATCCATTTCGACACTGAGCGTGTCGGGTAGTGGTGGTCAGTCTAAAGATATCAAGGTAGAAGTGCGTAAGAAGCGTACCTTCGTCAAGCGCGACCCGGCGGCAGAAGCCGAGGCGGAAGCTAAGGCCAAGGCAGAAGCTGAAGCCAAGGCAGCTGCCGAAGCAGAAGCTAAGGCAAAGGCTGACGCGGAAGCCAAGGCGAAAGCTGAAGCAGAAGCCGCAGCAAAAGCTAAGGCTAAGGCCGAGGCAGAAGCTAAGGCGAAGAAGGCTGCCGAAGGTAAGCCTGCTGTTGAAGAAACAGCAGAAGAGAAAGCCGCCAAGGTGGAAGAAGCTCGCCTGTTAGCGGCTAAAGAAGCTGCCGCTAAGGCTAAGGCGGATGAAGAAGCTAAGGCTGCAGCCGAAGAAGCACGTCGTCTTGCCGAAGAGAACGAGAAGCGTTGGGCAGAAGAAGAGCGTCTGCGTAAAGAATCTGAAAACAGCGCCGATCACCATGTGACCACATCGACTGAAGCGCGCGCCGCCGAAGATTCGGCGGACAGAGATGCCGAGCGACGTGGTCGCCGTGCGCGTAAGCCTGCCGGTGGCAAGAAAGAGCCTATCGGCAAGAAGCGTGGCGGTAAAGAAGCCCGTGGTGGTCGTAACAACCGTAATCAGCGCAATGCGCCAGAGTCGATGGACCATGGCTTTAACAAGCCTGCTGCGGCCGTTACCCGTGACGTGACTATCGGCGAAACCGTAACGGTTGCCGAGCTGGCACAGAAGATGGCGGTTAAGGCGACCGAGATCATCAAGCAGATGATGAAGATGGGCTCTATGGTGACCATCAACCAGGTGCTGGATCAGGAAACTGCGCAGCTGGTAGCCGAAGAGATGGGCCACAAGGTGGTTCTGACTCGCGAAAACGAGCTTGAGCATCAAGTACTCGCCGATCGTGACGGCAACGTTAAGGTTGAGCCTCGTGCACCGGTTGTGACCATCATGGGTCACGTTGACCATGGTAAGACATCGTTACTCGACTATATTCGTCGCGCTAAGGTGGCTTCTGGTGAGGCGGGTGGTATTACCCAGCACATCGGTGCATACCACGTAGAAACCGACAACGGCATGATCACCTTCTTAGATACCCCAGGTCACGCCGCGTTTACCGCGATGCGTGCACGTGGTGCCAAGGCGACCGATATCGTGGTATTGGTTGTTGCAGCCGATGACGGCGTGATGCCACAGACCATCGAAGCGATTCAGCACGCTAAGGCGGGCGGTGTACCGCTTATCGTTGCGGTGAACAAGATTGATAAGCCAGAAGCGGATCCTGATCGCGTTAAGTCTGAACTGTCTCAACATGGCGTGATGTCAGAAGATTGGGGTGGAAACAACATGTTCGTTCACGTATCTGCCAAATCTGGTGAAGGTATCGACGAGTTGCTGGAAGGCATCTTGCTTGAAGCCGAAGTACTAGAACTGAAAGCGGTACGCGAAGGCATGGCTGCGGGTGTGGTTGTTGAGTCTAAGCTAGATAAGGGCCGCGGCCCAGTAGCGACCATCCTGGTCCAAGAAGGTACCCTGAAGCAGGGCGATATCGTTCTTTGTGGTCTTGAGTACGGTAAAGTCCGTGCGATGAAGGATGAGAACGGTAAGTCGATCACCGAAGCCGGTCCATCGATTCCCGTTGAGATCTTAGGTCTTTCTGGTGTGCCATCTGCCGGTGACGAAGCGACCGTTGTTCGTGACGAGCGTAAGGCACGTGAAGTGGCACTCTACCGTCAAGGTAAGTTCCGTGACGTTAAGCTGGCCCGTCAGCAGAAGTCTAAGCTTGAGAACATGTTCGCTAACATGACAGAAGGCGAAGTCCAAGAGCTGAACATCGTCCTTAAGGCCGACGTACAAGGCTCGCTGGAAGCGATTTCTGACTCACTCAACAAGCTGTCTACCGACGAGGTGAAGGTTAACATCATCGCCAGCGGTGTAGGTGGATTGACCGAGACAGATGCGACTCTGGCGGCTGCGTCAAACGCTATCATGGTTGGTTTCAACGTTCGTGCCGATGCACAGGCGCGTAAGACGATTGAAAGCGAGAGCGTTGACCTGCGTTACTACAGCGTTATCTATCATCTTATCGATGAAGTTAAGGCGGCGATGGGTGGCATGTTGGCACCTGAGTTCAAGCAAGAGATCATTGGTCTTGCCGAAGTGCGTGACGTGTTCAAGTCGCCTAAGATTGGTGCTATCGCAGGTTGTATGGTTACCGAAGGTACCATCAAGCGCAGCGCGCCAATCCGTGTACTACGTGACAACGTGGTGATCTTCGAAGGTGAGCTTGAATCACTGCGTCGCTTTAAGGATGACGTTAACGAAGTTCGTAACGGTATGGAGTGTGGTATCGGCGTGAAGAACTATAATGACGTCAAAGTTGGCGATCAGATTGAGGTCTTCGAAACGGTCGAAATCGCTCGAACCTTATAA
- the rimP gene encoding ribosome maturation factor RimP has translation MATLESKLEQMLIAPVEALGHSLWGLEYVQAGKHSVLRVYIDNENGIFIDDCADVSRQISAVLDVEDPISTEYTLEVSSPGVDRPLFTAEQYARYLGETVKVQLTMPVAGSRNLKGTVAGVEGQMLTLTVDGNELIIALDNIRKGNLIAKF, from the coding sequence TTGGCAACTTTAGAAAGTAAGCTGGAACAGATGCTTATCGCACCAGTTGAAGCATTGGGCCATAGTCTGTGGGGATTGGAATATGTACAGGCAGGCAAGCATTCAGTGCTGCGTGTATATATAGATAATGAAAACGGCATCTTTATCGATGATTGTGCCGATGTCAGTCGCCAGATCAGTGCTGTGCTCGATGTCGAGGACCCGATTTCGACCGAATATACACTAGAAGTTTCCTCACCGGGTGTCGATAGACCATTATTTACTGCAGAGCAGTATGCACGATACCTAGGTGAAACCGTAAAGGTACAACTGACTATGCCTGTCGCTGGTAGTCGTAATTTAAAAGGGACCGTCGCGGGCGTTGAGGGGCAGATGCTGACCCTTACCGTAGATGGCAACGAACTGATTATTGCCCTGGATAACATCCGCAAGGGCAACTTAATCGCTAAGTTTTGA
- the rbfA gene encoding 30S ribosome-binding factor RbfA, protein MAREFSRTRRIAQQLQQELAQVLQRDIKDPRIGMVTVNDVDVSRDLNYAKVYVTFFEEDKAVVEEKLAALEAAAGYVRSLVAGRMKLRVMPEIRFIYDASLIEGMRMSNLVSQVITKDKAKAVEHGREDEEQDNTEQDDK, encoded by the coding sequence ATGGCAAGAGAATTTAGTCGTACTCGTCGCATCGCTCAGCAGCTGCAACAGGAGCTGGCTCAGGTGCTGCAACGGGACATCAAAGATCCGCGTATCGGTATGGTGACGGTCAACGACGTCGATGTATCTCGCGATCTGAACTACGCCAAGGTCTATGTCACCTTCTTCGAGGAAGACAAGGCGGTTGTAGAAGAGAAGCTGGCGGCGCTGGAAGCGGCTGCGGGTTATGTTCGCTCTCTGGTGGCGGGTCGTATGAAGCTTAGGGTTATGCCCGAAATCCGCTTCATCTATGATGCGTCGCTGATCGAGGGGATGCGCATGTCTAACCTGGTGAGTCAGGTGATCACCAAGGATAAGGCTAAGGCGGTTGAACACGGTCGTGAAGACGAAGAGCAGGACAATACCGAGCAGGACGATAAATAA